agctgggcatggtagtgggtgtctgtaatcccagctactcgggaggctgagaccagagaatcacttgaacctgggaggtggaggttgcagtgagccaagatcataccattgcactccagcctgggcaacaggaacaaaacaacgtctcaaaaaaaaaggaagaaatggggttttgccatgttgcccaggctggtctcaaactcctgagctcaagcgatccacctgccttggtccccaaaagtgctgggattacaggcgtgagccactgtgcccggccatgcgGGACTAACTTTCTATCAGAGTCACCATCCTGGGAAAAGTTAGGTTTCCATCATTCACACCCACATCTCCTGCTGCCTTGCAGGACCCCGTGCAGATGGGAGAGGCGTAGTCAGGACCAGAACCCCCCCGCCCACTCCTTCCTTACCCAGCTGCCTTGGAGACCCAGGGTGTGCCTGCGATGTTCTGGGCACTGGGTGTGCAGAAAAGAGCTGGACAAGGCCTTTGGCCCCAGAGAGCTCACGGACCGATGAGGGGGCAGGGTGTGTGTATAAGCAAACATGCGGGCTTGGCGGCACAGCCCTCCCCAAGCCAGTGTGAGGAGCTGGGCAGGGGAGAGGGACCAAACTCCAGCCTGGCACAGAGGCTACACGTGGGCCATGCCAGGCTGGTGCCCGAGACCTCGAGGGTGGGCTGAGATGTGGAGGCCACTGCACCTCAGCAGAGCctggccaggcaggtctggaGGTGAGCCAGGCCCATGCCTCTCCATAACAGGTGCAGCGGCGTGCAGGGCCCTGGAGGCGGACTCAGGGGATGCCCGGCGGGCTCCCCGTGCCCGAGGGGAACGTCGGAGGCACACCATCACCAGCGGCGTGGACTGCGGCCTGGTGAGCAGGGACTGGGGCTCTGTGGGGCTCTCCATCTTGCCTGGAGGCTGGAGGCCGGGATGGGAGCAGGGAGGCCTTGAGCCTGGGGGAGTCCATGGCGGAAGTACTGTCAGCTCTGAACATCTCTCTCCCTACCTGGGCTTGACTCCCCTGGAGGGATGGCCCAGGATCAGGCAGAGGGAGGTCAAGAGGTCGTTTAGGGCAGCTATGGTGGCTGCCCAGCCCGCCTCACGAGGTCGCTGCTGCAAGCCAGTCTGGCTTCCCAGCTGTGTGCTCACCACAGGCAGACCTCGGGAGGGTGGGCTCAGCTGAAGGGTCAGTCACCCCTCCCCCAGGGAAGCCTGAGTGGAGGGGCTAAGAAAGGCCAAGACCCCTCAGCAGGAGGAACGGGGCTCCTACTCCAAATGGGCCTATGGGGCTCACACATGCAGGTGTCAGCAGAAGCGCGCGTCCGTGCCTGTGTTTGCAAATGTGTACACGTGCTGCTGCACCTGTGCCTGTGGCCCTGGTGCCCACCCACAGGTGAGCTCATGCATGCGTGGACGTGTGCGTGCTCACTGGGGCCAGGCATTCCATGTAAATGCATGTATTGCAGCTGAAGCAGATGAAGGAGCTGGAGCAGGAGAAGGAGGTGCTGCTGCAGGGTTTGGAGATGATGGCGCGGGGCCGCGACTGGTACCAGCAGCAGCTGCAACGAGTGCAGGAGCGCCAGCGCCGCCTGGGCCAGAGCAGAGCCAGCGCCGTGAGTGCCACTGCCCTGTCCCCAGATCCCCACACATGGGGACCCCAGCTCACCCCAGGCACCCTTGGGCATTATGGCTGCCCCTATTCCCGGACACAGTGGCTGTCGATTCCACCCAGGATGCTGAGACATCCCTTTCTCCGCCTGTGGCTGCCCCACTCCTAGGGCCTAAGGTGTCTTGGGcagacctcccacctcagcaatGCCCCTGGGACCCTCTAGGCTCTCTGCAGCAtcaggaggcaggagagccaCCTGTGGGAACCCCTATCAAGGCACCTTGCTGGCCCCGGCTGGACCTCCTCTCTGACCGCTTGTCCTCTGCTTTCTTCCCAGGACTTTGGGGCTGCAGGGAGCCCCCGCCCACTGGGGCGGCTACTGCCCAAGGTACAAGAGGTGGCCCGGTGCCTGGGGGAGCTGCTGGCTGCAGCCTGTGCCAGCCGGGTGAGTGTACCCCAAACCCCCACACCCACGCTGGGGCCCAGGCCAGTTTAGTGCTTCCCCGCCCTCGTCCAGGCCTGCCTAATCCTGCCCTCCCGCAGGCCCTGCCCCCGTCCTCCTCTGggcccccctgccctgccctgaggTCCACCTCGCCCCCGGTCTGGCAGCAGCAGACCATCCTCATGCTGAAGGAGCAGAACCGACTCCTCACCCAGGTAGGGCAGGCGCGGGAGgggtgcaggggtgggggtgaggcCCCGCAGGCCTTGACCAACTGTGCACCTGCCCAGGAGGTGACCGAGAAGAGTGAGCGCATCACGCAGCTGGAGCAGGAGAAGTCGGCGCTCATTAAGCAGCTGTTTGAGGCCCGCGCCCTGAGCCAGCAGGACGGGGGACCTCTGGATTCCACCTTCATCTAGTCCCTGTGGGCCGCGCGGGCCCCCAGGGCCAGCCTGGCACTCAGCCCTTCGAGGGTGGGCGCCCCATCGCACCCACCCTCTCTGACTGGAGACCCCCAGCAGGCCCAGGCACAGTCCCGGAGTGGGCGCCTTCCTGCCGCCCTTGCCAGATGGGCTCCCCAGGCCTGCCCCCGGCTGGCCCCTGCACCGAGCGCTTGACTCCGTTTTGGCTCCTGGTGCTGACATGGGCTGGGGCTCTCTTGAGTCCGCATAGTCCACAGCTACTACTGCCGCTGTCAGTGGACAGTGGGGTACCCCTCCATGAGTTTGCGTCCCCCCGTTTCCTGCGGTGCCACCCTGGATCCCATCTTCAGGGAAAGGCACTGCCCACGCCAGGCTGCACTTCCAAAAACGGCCAGCAGAGGGCGCGGGGCGGCTCCGACACGGGTCCAAGGGCAGCTTCCCGCTCAACCAGGGCACCAGGACGAGGGACGGAAGTAGATGGAGGGGGTGGGGATGGCCTGTAAGCGGGGGGTGCCTGCCTGGCTGGGGAGCCCCAGGGATAGCGGTCGGACTTCAGGTTCTGGCCAAGGCTGAGGGACCCTGGCTGCAGCGGATCGGCACGCCGGGTGGGCGAGAGCTTGGCCTGCATATGCCTCCCACAGACCCTGGGGTGATGGCCTTCGCCCTCCTGGCCGGGACGCTGCCCCACGTTGAGTCCCACACAACAACCTGTGAGCCTGGCTCCCCAGGAGGGCCCCCAGACAGCTCCCAGGCACGTCATAGGCAAAGCCTGTTCCCCCCGCTCAGGATTTCCAAGGCCTGGGGTCCTGCTCACCCCACTTTGCTCTCACGCCCAGCCTGTCCCCAGGTTTCAGCTGGGAGAGGCCACTTCCCTCAGCCAAGGAAAACGAGAACCCCCAGGGTAcaggaggaggctgggacaggtCCTCTTGGGTGTCACTCCCTCAGCCCCTGCCCAGGCCCACTCCCGCTGGTGCTGGAGTACGCACTGGTTGGGGGGGCCCTGCTCAGCCCAACCTGGAGGGTCCCAGTGTCACCAGAACCAGGGGCACAGCAACAGCATCGATGGGTTCTGCAGCCCAGGGCCCCCGATGTGGGGTCAGCGTGTGTGGGGCGCAGGGCCTCCGACGCCGATGCGGGGTCAGCGTGTGTGGGGCCCAGGGCCCCCGACGCCGATGCGGGGTCAGCGTGTGTGGGGCGCAGGGCCCCCGATGCCGATCCGGGGTCAGCATGTGTGGGGCGCAGGGCCCCCGATGCGGGGTCAGTGCGTGTGGGGCGCAAGGCCCCCGATGCCGATGCGGGGTCAGTGCGTGGGGGGCGCAGGGCCCCCTCGTGTCCAGGGCACTTTGGTACACTGTCCCACAAGGCACCTGTCTCAGAGGAGGGGCCCTGGCAGGCAGCGTGGCAACTCTCTTCCGGAGCCCAGCTCCATGCTAACCTGCCCACAGCAACCCCACAGAGCCACATTCCCTGCTGCACCTGGTCTGCAGGGGTATCCCAGGACAGGCCCAAGTCAGCCCAGCATGCAGCTGCCCTCCTACCCTGAAGATGGGAGTGGGCTTTCCAGGGGACATAAGGATGCCaggcctggacctcctgggcagGAAAGGGTGCAGGTCCTGAGGGCCTGTGCCCCACAGCCCCACCACCAGGTGGACTGCAGCGCAGTGGGTGGGCCAGTGGCAGCCGGGGAGAAGCCCCCCGTCAGCAGGGGGTCAGCAGACCCCAGTCTGCCCACCAGGGCCTCCCCACGTCTGCCTTTGAGGGTGCCTGCCATGCCCTGGGGGATCCTGGCATCTTTACTGGACTGGAAGCAGGAGACAGAACAGTGTCTGTCCCGGGGTGACTTCATCAGGAGACCGCCCACATAGAGCTGGACCCCGCAGCTGAAGCGGAAATGTGAGACAGGCTGGCACCTCTGGAAAAACTGCCTTTCAGCCTTGGTGTTCCGTGCAAGGTGAAAAGAAATAGGTCCTCCCAGTTTACAGCTTGAAATCAGGCTAGTGAGTGGCCCTGGAGACCACGAGGGGAGAATTTAAAGTGGCCCCGGCTGGCAGGGTCTAGGTGGCTGGCAGAGGCACATGCAGACCCTGCCTGGAGCCCGCCCTAGGGACGCTGGGCGGGTCAGTCTCGGTGCAGGATGTGAGCAGCGTCCCTGGGCTCTATCCGCGAGGTGCCAGTAGCGTGTGCAGGTATATACACGTGCGTGCACACTGTGATGACACCCGGAAATGTCTCAGGATGTTGTAATGTGTCCTTGGGGGCAGAAGTGTCCCCGGTTGAGAATCTGCCCCCAGAGGAACACACCCACACCAGGCCTCAGGATTTTGTGTTGATCAAGTTCCAAGGAAAAGGAACatctcagccgggcgtggtggttcacgcctggaatcccagcacttgaggccaggagttccagaccagcctgggcaacgcagtgagagaccccatctctacaaaaaaaaagaaagaaagaaagaaagaaaatgagagctccaggtttaaaaattcataaacacCACAAGGAAACAATACACTATGAGACCCAACAGAAGCAACAGATTGACTCTAGACCCAGATACTAGAATTATCAGAGAGAATATAAAGTAACAGTGTTTTATgtatctaaagaaataaaagagatttcTGGAAACATGAACAAGGAGTGGTATTTATAGTTCCTTACTCCATAAAAAGCATGATCTCTTAATGCTATAAAGAagactaggccgggcgcagtggctcatgcttgtggtcccagcactttgggaggccgaggtgggtgggtcacccgaggccaggagtttgagaccagcctggccaacatggtaaaaccccgtctctactaaaaatacaaaaattagccaggcgtggtgtcgggcgcctgtagtcccagctactcgggaggctgaggcaggagaattgcttgaacccaggaggcagagattgcagtgagctgagatggcaccactgcactccagcctgggctacagaatgagactccgtctcaaaaaaataatattaataaaataaacatgtattggtcgggtgcagtggctcacaccagtaatcccagccttttgtgaggcagaggcgggagggttgcttcagcccaggagtttgaggtcagcctgggcaatacggcaaaaccctgactctaccaaaaatacaaaaattagccagatgtggtggctcatgcctgtgttcccagttACTGGggctgctgaggtgggaggatcacttgagcccaggagtttgaggttaccatgagctatgactgtgccactgcactccagcctgagtgacagagcaagaccctgtctcaaaataaataaaagaaagaaaagagagaattcaAGAAAGCCCagacttttggatttttttttttttttttttttttttttttgagatagagtctcgctctgtcgcccaggctgcagtgcagtggcgcaatcttggctcaatgcaagctccaccttccgggttcacaccattctcctgcctcagcctcctgagtagctgggactacaggcgcccgccaccacacccggctaattttttgtatttttagtagagacgggggtttcaccgtgttagccaggatggtctcgatctcctgacctcatgatgtgcctgtctcagcctcccaaagtgctgggattacaggcatgagctaccacgcccagcacaGACTTTTGGATATTAAAGCAGACACGTCTAAACAACTTATgtgtcaaatttaaaaattagccggtgaggtggcgcgtgcctgtagtcccagctactcaggaggtggaggtgggaggactgcttgagtctgggaggtcgaggctgctgtgggccaagattacatcactgcactcctgcctgggtggtagggtgagaccttgtctcaaacacacacacacacacacacacacacacacacacacacacacacaccaataaaGGTATAAATAGGTTTTCCTCTTTCATGAAAAGAATAGTAAAACAGGAAACAAACATGACAGAAACTTGGTTgagaaaaagtacacaaaatatctggctagattaatcaagaaaaaagaaataaggcacaaataaatgatattaggaataaaaaagagcaaaatagtCACACATGCTACAGAAGTTAAGCTGATTCTAAGAGgatattttaaatgagattatgccAATTCAGCTGGAGTGGGTAActtcctagaaaaatacaaaatcagccacaTGGGcaggcttacgcctgtaatcccagcactttgggaagctgacgcGGGAGGACTgcccaagcccaggagtttggaaccagcctgggcaacacagggagaccctccacctctacaaaaaataaaaaaattgtctgtgtgtggtgatgtgcccctgtggtcccacctactcaggaggctgaagtgggaggatcacgtgagctcaggagacggaggttgcagtgacatgtgattgcaccacggcactccagcctgggcaacagagtgagtccctgtctctaaaaataataataacaaatctcaaaaaacaaaaacgaaagaaagaaaagaaaaaaatacaaaattggctcaGGAAGAATAGTTAATAGGGGTCTGGCCCTGTAACtatcaaagaaatggaaacagtACTGTAGAAGCCAgcacagtggcatatgcctgtagtcccagctattccagaggctgaggtgggaggatttttgaagctcaggaggttgagtctagcttgggcaacatagtaagtcTGGTCTCTAACCCATCTCttaaagacaaaagaaacaaaaaacttcccACAGAAAAATTGGgcctaagtgttttttttttcaggtaattttttttttttttttttttgagacagagtctcgctctttcgcccaggctggagtgcagtggctcgatctcggctcactgcaagctcctcctcctgggttcacgccattctcctgcctcagcctcccaagtagctgggactacaggcgcccacgaccacgcccggctaattttttgtatttttactagagacggggtttcaccgtgtgagccagaatggtctcaatctcctgacctcgtgatccacccgcctcggccttccaaagtgctgggatgacaggcgtgagacaccgcgcccggccttttcagGCAAGTTCTACCATAAATTGCAGGAACAGATAATCCAAATATTacgctaattaaaaaaaaattaaagcaatttttttgtttgtttgtttttggtagagacgaggtctcactatgttgcctaggccagtctcccaaagtactgggattacaggtcagaCCATCATGATATCAAAACCATAGAGgaggccagccacggtggctcacacctgtaatcccagcactctgggaggccgaggcaggtggatcacctgaggccaggagtttaagaccagcctggccaacatggggaaaccccgtctccactaaaaatacaaaaatgagctgggtgtggtggcacatgcctgcagtcccagctactcaggaggttgacgcacaagaatcccttgagcacgggaggtagaggttgcagtgagctgagattgagccacggtactctagcctgagtgacacagcaacaccttgtctcaaaaaaaaaaaaaaggcaaagggaaGCCAGCCATGGTGtggacctgtggtcccagctactgcagaggctgaggcaggaggaccattcgaggccaagagtttgaggccacaatgagctatgattgcaccactgcagtccagcctgggcaatagagcaagaccctgttactaaaacaaacaaaccaaagacCTGTTACCTACTTACAGGGACGAGGCAGCaggtggcaggggaggggagagactGTTACCAAAACACTGAACCTGGGGTTCAGTCCAGGTCCTGCTGTtcgctgcacagaaagccaatcacggAGACCAGGAGCACCGCCAGGGGGAAGGCTTTAAGCCggctgcagccaaggagatgggtGCTCAGTCTCAAATCCGTCTCCCTGACCCACTGAAATTAGGGGTTTATAGAGCAGGGAAGCCACGTAACTAGGTGtgagaaaacaggaattaggggcAGCTGAAgaagaggagttggtcaacaggaagctgGTGGTTGGCCAGGCAATCTTGACAGCTGGGGGGTCTGGCGTCTCATTGTCAAGATACCgtgatctggtgagttttagCTCTTTCATTCTATCTGGGGGCCTCATGGTTGGTtttctgagaaaggaactcaaataggacaaatgtcactttctcaaatATTAAGACTAGGAGGatcaatttctgtgtttattcaaagaaaccataaacatcagttcCATGGGACAATTGAGCCGGTTTCAAAATCAAAGAAGGCCAAAGCCAGGCAGggtgtggcacacacctctagtccccagctactcaggaggactgcttgaggccaggaatttaccagcctgggcaacatagtgaggccccggCCTCTAATAAAAGGAGATGggaggctgggtttggtggctcacgcctataatctcagcactttgagaggccaaggcaggtggatcacttgaggtcaggagttcgagatcagcctggccaacatggcaaaaccccatctctactaaaaatacaaaaattaggctgggcacggtggctcatgcctgtaatcctagcactttgggaggccgagatgggcggatgctcaggagtttgagaccagcctgggagcaacacagtgagaccccgtctctattagaatgcaaaaaaa
This genomic window from Pan paniscus chromosome 11, NHGRI_mPanPan1-v2.0_pri, whole genome shotgun sequence contains:
- the SAPCD2 gene encoding suppressor APC domain-containing protein 2 isoform X1: MAGAAMAERGRVPPPAPAPSTEGLPRAFLQSLRTLFDILDDRRRGCVHLREIESRWQGTDARELPRGVLEGLRQVAPASGYLTFERFVAGLRTSLLSADGGPRDPTRAPARPGDQPPPPPQRLVFAPADEPRTVLERKPLPLGVRAPLAGPSAAARSPEQLCAPAEAAPCPAELERSQSAALEPSSSADAGAAACRALEADSGDARRAPRARGERRRHTITSGVDCGLLKQMKELEQEKEVLLQGLEMMARGRDWYQQQLQRVQERQRRLGQSRASADFGAAGSPRPLGRLLPKVQEVARCLGELLAAACASRALPPSSSGPPCPALRSTSPPVWQQQTILMLKEQNRLLTQEVTEKSERITQLEQEKSALIKQLFEARALSQQDGGPLDSTFI